From the Pseudomonas sp. SORT22 genome, one window contains:
- a CDS encoding ATP-binding protein: MTLRLRLTLILGTAFIVIWVLAAAWMLRDLRMQMMFSLDQRLVASARMVAGLVDQLPQPLSSKGEGTRLSADQLSVDGMACQVSSLRGEILARSHNNEQPLDDQRSGFRDQTIDGARWRSFTYAHGDVRITTADRHQEREALNRSILLAASAPVLMALLGSLGLLWMGVGKGLAPLNRMRDALRRRSPDSLEPLQVRGLPSELQPLLETQNQLFLRIGQTIERERRLTDDAAHELRSPLTAIKTHLQVARMTDGEVREQALEHAEQGADRLHRTLEQLLLLARVEGRLSFEDGLQCNAEQIARQAILDTGVDNARRIDLQLAPGAAQLYLGMPTPLAVTALRNLLDNALRHTRGSEPVELAVQMEQDRVAFLVRDHGPGIPEQDIEHLTERFWRHSQSGGCGLGLAIVQAIVQRCAGSLRFDSRSDGLRVLLHIPLRANPS; encoded by the coding sequence ATGACTTTGCGTTTGCGCCTGACCCTGATCCTGGGCACCGCCTTCATCGTCATCTGGGTGCTGGCCGCGGCGTGGATGCTGCGCGACCTGCGCATGCAGATGATGTTCTCCCTCGACCAGCGCCTGGTGGCATCGGCACGCATGGTTGCCGGCCTGGTCGACCAGTTGCCGCAACCGCTGTCGAGCAAGGGCGAGGGCACGCGCCTGAGCGCCGACCAGTTGAGCGTCGACGGCATGGCCTGCCAGGTCAGCTCGCTGCGCGGCGAGATTCTTGCCCGCAGCCATAATAATGAGCAGCCCCTCGACGACCAGCGCAGCGGGTTTCGCGACCAGACCATCGACGGCGCCCGCTGGCGCAGTTTCACCTATGCCCATGGCGATGTGCGCATTACCACCGCCGACCGCCATCAGGAGCGCGAGGCCCTCAACCGTTCGATCCTGCTGGCGGCCTCGGCACCGGTGCTGATGGCCTTGCTCGGCAGCCTCGGCTTGCTGTGGATGGGTGTTGGCAAGGGGCTGGCGCCGCTCAACCGGATGCGCGATGCCTTGCGCCGGCGCAGCCCTGACTCCCTTGAGCCCTTGCAGGTGCGCGGCCTGCCCAGTGAGCTGCAACCTTTGCTGGAAACCCAGAACCAGCTGTTTTTGCGCATTGGCCAGACCATCGAGCGCGAACGGCGCCTGACCGATGATGCCGCCCATGAGCTGCGCAGCCCGCTGACCGCGATCAAAACCCACCTGCAGGTGGCACGGATGACCGATGGCGAGGTGCGCGAGCAGGCCCTTGAACACGCCGAGCAGGGCGCCGATCGTCTGCACCGGACTCTTGAACAACTGTTGCTGCTGGCCCGGGTGGAAGGCCGACTGTCGTTTGAAGACGGCCTGCAATGCAACGCCGAGCAGATCGCCCGCCAGGCAATCCTGGACACCGGGGTCGACAACGCCCGGCGTATCGATCTGCAGTTGGCGCCCGGCGCCGCCCAGCTCTACCTCGGGATGCCCACGCCACTGGCGGTCACGGCCCTGCGCAACCTGCTCGACAACGCCCTGCGTCATACCCGTGGCAGCGAACCGGTGGAGCTGGCAGTGCAGATGGAACAGGACCGGGTGGCATTTTTGGTGCGCGATCACGGCCCCGGTATTCCCGAACAGGACATCGAGCACCTGACCGAGCGCTTCTGGCGCCATAGCCAGAGCGGCGGATGCGGGTTGGGCCTGGCGATTGTCCAGGCGATCGTCCAGCGCTGTGCCGGCAGCTTGCGCTTTGACAGCCGCAGCGATGGCTTGCGGGTGTTGTTGCACATTCCGTTGCGTGCAAACCCGTCGTGA
- a CDS encoding twin-arginine translocation signal domain-containing protein, which yields MTISRRGFIAGLAVAGATVPAAYYAHKQLTHDPQDDIVTPGEASVELADAAGQHLADQLRGVWDLRLSGADGELAGLPVEGLQMYLDVAAKGRGLRGFVDTELVLRSDAPAAYRVLGDLVGASTATVRWRLMSTQGGPGYECTASLDEVWGSFGNAGSATLSGRLQPLDRSMVLPLADSHFVAVKRLFPEARERLPYTPQLQAWLISAEHRLFHQLWHATRDKWHRLSEEKHGALRGLGWQPGPRDKERDARGPRKHRNGSGVDFLFMHRHMLGTARSMQDLPSWPHFPLPQPSVEHDRQGFARYYDNHDGYCVPPGWRAPGDEAYGVWVSAIKAGETFCSNFQVWESQYQDPLYLSKLTLGAFGSELEMNLHDWLHMCWASVPRDPVNGAPVPFARDPADFAGRWYEAENDFLGDPFSSHVNPVFWGFHGWIDDRIEDWYRAHERYNPGQVRRLEVNGVQWFAPGRWVEVDDPWLGPVTHGCSTTPGMFPGKSVEMDVEIMKLALRITFGEDDKIGDLVRRVPQRPWYARHLSLRGIVS from the coding sequence ATGACGATTTCGCGACGAGGATTCATAGCGGGCCTGGCGGTGGCGGGCGCGACCGTGCCAGCCGCCTATTACGCGCACAAGCAACTGACCCACGATCCACAGGACGACATCGTCACCCCCGGCGAGGCCAGCGTTGAGCTCGCGGATGCCGCTGGCCAGCACCTGGCCGATCAATTGCGCGGCGTCTGGGATTTGCGTTTGAGCGGTGCCGATGGCGAGCTCGCCGGGCTGCCTGTGGAAGGCTTGCAGATGTACCTCGACGTCGCCGCCAAAGGCCGTGGCCTGCGTGGTTTTGTCGATACCGAACTGGTTCTGCGCAGCGACGCCCCGGCCGCCTACCGAGTGCTTGGCGACCTGGTCGGGGCGTCCACCGCCACGGTGCGCTGGCGGCTGATGAGCACCCAGGGCGGGCCGGGTTATGAATGTACCGCGAGCCTGGATGAAGTCTGGGGCAGTTTTGGCAACGCTGGCAGCGCTACCCTCAGTGGCCGCTTGCAACCGCTGGATCGCTCGATGGTCTTGCCCTTGGCCGACAGTCACTTCGTTGCCGTCAAGCGCCTGTTTCCTGAAGCCCGTGAGCGGCTGCCCTATACTCCGCAGTTGCAAGCCTGGCTGATCAGCGCCGAGCACCGCTTGTTCCATCAGCTCTGGCACGCGACCCGTGACAAATGGCATCGGCTGTCTGAAGAAAAACACGGTGCCTTGCGTGGCCTGGGCTGGCAGCCCGGCCCGCGTGACAAGGAGCGTGATGCCCGCGGCCCGCGCAAGCATCGCAATGGCTCGGGGGTGGACTTTCTGTTCATGCACCGGCATATGCTCGGTACGGCGCGGTCGATGCAGGACCTGCCGTCATGGCCGCATTTCCCCTTGCCGCAACCCAGCGTCGAACACGACCGCCAGGGTTTTGCCCGCTATTACGACAACCATGACGGTTACTGTGTACCTCCCGGTTGGCGGGCACCGGGCGACGAGGCTTATGGCGTATGGGTCTCGGCGATCAAGGCCGGCGAGACCTTCTGCAGTAATTTCCAGGTCTGGGAATCGCAGTACCAGGACCCGCTGTACCTGTCGAAGCTGACCCTCGGTGCATTCGGTTCGGAGCTGGAAATGAACCTGCACGATTGGCTGCACATGTGCTGGGCCTCGGTGCCACGTGATCCGGTCAACGGTGCGCCAGTGCCGTTTGCCCGGGACCCGGCTGATTTTGCCGGGCGCTGGTACGAGGCGGAAAACGACTTTCTCGGCGATCCGTTCTCGTCCCATGTCAACCCGGTATTCTGGGGGTTCCATGGCTGGATCGATGATCGCATCGAGGATTGGTACCGCGCCCATGAGCGCTACAACCCGGGGCAGGTTCGGCGTCTTGAGGTCAATGGCGTGCAGTGGTTCGCCCCGGGGCGCTGGGTCGAGGTCGACGACCCGTGGCTGGGGCCGGTGACCCATGGCTGCAGCACCACGCCGGGGATGTTCCCGGGCAAATCGGTGGAAATGGATGTCGAGATCATGAAGCTGGCTCTGCGCATTACCTTTGGTGAAGACGACAAGATCGGCGACCTGGTGCGCCGGGTGCCGCAGCGGCCCTGGTATGCGCGGCATTTGTCGTTGCGCGGGATTGTGAGCTGA
- a CDS encoding aspartate aminotransferase family protein produces MSVAISLAQALPVSSTADAAETLYAFNESPLLARQSLQESNARSYPRRIPLALKRARGIYVEDVEGRQFIDCLAGAGTLALGHNHPLVIEAIQQVLADELPLHTLDLTTPVKDQFVQDLFSLLPEQLRGEAKIQFCGPTGTDAVEAALKLVRTATGRNTVLSFQGGYHGMSQGALSLMGSLGPKKPLAALLANGVQFLPYPYDYRCPFGLGGEEGVKVNLHYLENLLSDPESGVQLPAAVIVEVVQGEGGVIPADIEWLRGVRRITEKAGVALIVDEIQSGFARTGKMFAFEHAGITPDVVVLSKAIGGSLPLAVVVYRQWLDTWQPGAHAGTFRGNQMAMAAGSAVINYLKSHDLCSHAQAMGERLAGHLRRLQADFAQLGDIRGRGLMLGVELVDPQGQLDAQGHPPVCPRLAPLVQRECLKRGLILELGGRQGAVVRFLPPLIITAEQVDEVAARFARAVAAAVARL; encoded by the coding sequence ATGTCAGTCGCTATCAGCCTTGCCCAGGCGCTGCCGGTGTCTTCCACCGCAGACGCTGCTGAAACACTTTATGCATTCAATGAGTCGCCGTTGCTGGCCCGCCAGAGCCTGCAGGAATCCAATGCGCGCAGTTACCCGCGGCGCATTCCGCTGGCGCTCAAGCGCGCCCGTGGCATCTATGTCGAAGACGTAGAAGGGCGTCAGTTCATCGACTGTCTGGCCGGCGCCGGGACCCTGGCGCTGGGGCATAACCATCCGCTGGTGATCGAAGCGATCCAGCAGGTGCTGGCCGATGAACTGCCGCTGCACACCCTGGACCTGACCACGCCGGTCAAGGACCAGTTCGTCCAGGACCTGTTCAGCCTGCTGCCCGAGCAACTGCGCGGCGAAGCGAAGATCCAGTTTTGCGGGCCGACCGGCACCGACGCGGTGGAAGCGGCGTTGAAACTGGTGCGCACCGCTACCGGGCGTAACACCGTGCTGTCGTTCCAGGGCGGCTACCACGGCATGTCTCAGGGCGCCCTGAGCCTGATGGGCAGCCTGGGGCCGAAGAAGCCGCTGGCCGCCTTGCTGGCCAATGGCGTGCAGTTCCTGCCGTACCCTTATGACTATCGCTGCCCTTTCGGGCTGGGCGGCGAAGAGGGCGTGAAGGTCAACCTGCACTACCTGGAAAACCTGCTCAGCGACCCGGAGAGCGGCGTGCAACTGCCGGCGGCGGTGATCGTCGAAGTGGTCCAGGGTGAAGGCGGGGTAATCCCGGCGGACATCGAATGGCTGCGCGGTGTGCGGCGCATTACCGAGAAGGCCGGTGTGGCGCTGATCGTCGACGAGATCCAGAGTGGTTTTGCCCGCACCGGCAAAATGTTTGCCTTCGAGCATGCAGGCATCACTCCGGATGTGGTGGTGTTGTCCAAGGCCATTGGCGGCAGCCTGCCGTTGGCGGTGGTGGTCTATCGCCAGTGGCTGGACACCTGGCAGCCGGGGGCGCACGCCGGTACTTTCCGTGGCAACCAGATGGCCATGGCCGCAGGCTCGGCGGTGATCAACTACCTCAAGTCACACGACCTGTGCAGCCATGCCCAGGCCATGGGCGAACGCCTGGCCGGTCATCTGCGCCGCTTGCAGGCGGACTTCGCGCAGTTGGGGGATATTCGTGGCCGTGGCCTGATGCTGGGGGTCGAGCTGGTTGATCCGCAAGGGCAGCTCGATGCCCAGGGGCATCCGCCGGTCTGCCCGCGCCTGGCACCGCTGGTGCAGCGCGAATGCCTAAAGCGTGGGCTGATTCTGGAACTGGGTGGGCGTCAGGGCGCCGTGGTGCGTTTCCTGCCACCGCTGATCATTACTGCCGAGCAGGTAGATGAGGTGGCGGCGCGCTTTGCTCGGGCGGTTGCTGCGGCGGTGGCCAGACTGTAA
- a CDS encoding siderophore-interacting protein: protein MSASTSLTNALGNGLRKLVGKPARTSAYGVFDVQLKAIIALSPSLSRFVFSGEDVGQMRTLAADQRIKIFFPSADGQYPNLPKQGSWQQARRGLSAEQSPPMRTYTIRDLRREALEVDVDFVLHGVNGPASTWATQARIGDRLQMVAPNLAFDADPGGYEWRPPKNLRNLLLIGDETALPAIAGILEQVAADLPEVPVQAFIEVPCEADCLDLTCSRATELNWLPREVLHCTHGEAMIHAIRELARLPAAAARTGAKVALEEVDIDRQILWELAQPGNGDFYAWIAGESAAVMNIRRYLITERGLDRSALTLMGYWRAGRTFD, encoded by the coding sequence ATGTCAGCCTCCACCTCCCTGACCAACGCCCTGGGCAACGGTCTGCGCAAGCTGGTCGGCAAACCTGCCAGAACCAGTGCCTACGGAGTGTTCGATGTGCAGCTCAAAGCCATCATTGCCCTCAGCCCGTCCCTCAGCCGCTTCGTGTTCAGCGGTGAGGATGTCGGGCAGATGCGTACCCTGGCTGCCGACCAGCGCATCAAGATCTTCTTTCCCTCTGCCGATGGCCAATACCCGAACCTGCCCAAGCAAGGTTCCTGGCAGCAAGCGCGTCGCGGCCTGAGCGCCGAGCAGAGCCCGCCGATGCGTACCTACACCATCCGCGACCTGCGCCGCGAGGCACTGGAAGTGGATGTCGACTTCGTCCTGCACGGCGTCAACGGCCCGGCATCGACCTGGGCGACCCAGGCACGCATCGGCGATCGCCTGCAGATGGTCGCCCCGAACCTGGCCTTCGACGCCGACCCCGGCGGCTACGAATGGCGCCCCCCGAAGAACCTGCGCAACCTGCTGCTGATCGGCGATGAAACCGCCCTGCCGGCAATAGCCGGCATCCTTGAGCAGGTGGCCGCAGACCTGCCCGAAGTCCCGGTACAGGCGTTCATCGAAGTCCCCTGCGAAGCCGATTGCCTCGACCTGACCTGCAGCCGCGCCACCGAACTGAACTGGCTGCCGCGCGAAGTGCTGCACTGCACCCACGGCGAAGCGATGATCCATGCCATCCGCGAGCTGGCGCGCCTGCCGGCAGCCGCAGCGCGTACAGGTGCGAAGGTCGCCCTGGAGGAGGTCGATATCGACCGGCAGATCCTCTGGGAACTGGCTCAACCCGGCAACGGCGACTTCTATGCCTGGATCGCCGGCGAGTCGGCAGCGGTGATGAATATCCGTCGCTACCTGATCACCGAGCGCGGGCTGGATCGCAGCGCCCTGACCCTGATGGGTTACTGGCGCGCGGGTCGCACGTTCGACTGA
- a CDS encoding efflux transporter outer membrane subunit, which produces MNLPSRLSVLSISLVLAACTSTTPAPSSGLQAPAQWQGQAASTPLPHENWWQQFSSPALDQLIEHARRNSFDLAAAAARIRQAQASAVIAGAPLLPELKFGLDARRQRLLHGNGFDQLDASSRERTSTSFGTRLSASYEVDFWGGKTAARDSALFNLDASRFDRQTVELTLLSGVANSYLQSLALREQVRIARLNLSNAEDVLRLVETRYQSGSATALELAQQRSLVAGQQRQVPLFEQQLQEARITLATLLGEPVQALPALEESITRLNWPQIGSGVPSELLSRRPDIATAEASLAAAQADVQVARAAMLPSLTLGADLGSGADTFAQVLRSPYYTLSAGLAAPIFNNGRLRAERDKARAKQDELLENYRSSIINGFADVEKALNGISGVDQQRQSQDEEVQQAQIAFTLSERRYQAGAETLLTVLETQRTLYQAQDQQVQLRLARLQGSVALYKALGGGWQVVR; this is translated from the coding sequence ATGAACCTGCCCAGCCGTCTCAGTGTCCTGTCGATCAGTTTGGTGCTTGCCGCCTGTACCTCAACCACCCCTGCACCTTCGAGTGGCCTGCAGGCGCCAGCGCAGTGGCAGGGCCAGGCAGCCAGCACCCCGCTGCCCCACGAGAACTGGTGGCAGCAGTTCTCCAGCCCCGCGCTCGATCAACTGATCGAACACGCCCGGCGCAACAGCTTCGATCTGGCCGCTGCCGCCGCGCGTATTCGCCAGGCTCAGGCCTCGGCGGTCATTGCCGGCGCGCCGTTGCTGCCTGAACTCAAGTTCGGCCTGGATGCCAGACGCCAACGCCTGCTGCATGGCAACGGCTTCGACCAACTCGATGCCAGCAGCCGCGAACGCACCAGCACCTCGTTCGGCACCCGCTTGAGCGCCAGCTACGAAGTGGATTTCTGGGGCGGTAAAACGGCCGCACGCGACAGCGCCCTGTTCAACCTCGATGCCAGCCGTTTCGATCGCCAGACCGTCGAGCTGACCTTGCTCAGCGGTGTTGCCAACAGCTACCTGCAGAGCCTGGCCCTGCGTGAGCAGGTGCGTATCGCCCGCCTCAACCTGAGCAATGCCGAGGATGTCCTGCGCCTGGTCGAAACCCGCTATCAGTCTGGCTCGGCCACCGCCCTGGAACTGGCCCAGCAACGCAGCCTGGTCGCCGGCCAGCAGCGCCAGGTGCCGTTGTTCGAGCAGCAGTTGCAAGAGGCGCGCATCACCCTGGCAACCTTGCTCGGCGAGCCGGTGCAGGCGCTGCCCGCCCTTGAAGAATCAATTACCCGCCTGAACTGGCCGCAGATCGGCAGCGGCGTGCCCAGCGAGCTGCTCAGCCGCCGTCCCGACATTGCCACCGCCGAAGCCAGCCTGGCCGCCGCCCAGGCAGACGTGCAGGTTGCCCGCGCAGCAATGCTGCCGAGCCTGACCCTGGGCGCCGACCTGGGCTCGGGTGCCGACACCTTTGCCCAGGTGCTGCGCAGCCCCTACTACACCCTGAGTGCCGGACTGGCTGCGCCGATCTTCAACAACGGCCGCCTGCGCGCCGAGCGCGACAAGGCCCGCGCCAAGCAGGACGAACTACTGGAGAATTACCGCAGCAGCATCATCAACGGCTTTGCCGATGTCGAGAAGGCGCTCAATGGCATCAGCGGTGTTGACCAGCAGCGCCAGTCGCAGGATGAGGAAGTGCAGCAGGCGCAGATCGCTTTCACCCTCTCCGAGCGCCGCTACCAGGCCGGCGCCGAGACCCTGCTGACCGTACTGGAAACCCAGCGCACCCTGTACCAGGCGCAAGACCAGCAGGTGCAACTGCGCCTGGCCCGCCTGCAAGGCAGCGTGGCGCTGTACAAGGCATTGGGCGGCGGATGGCAGGTGGTTCGCTAA